In one window of Verrucomicrobiota bacterium DNA:
- a CDS encoding HU family DNA-binding protein, with amino-acid sequence MAKPLTKSQIAAAIAEKAGTTKKTAGEILEHVAELAYKNAKNSFTLPGLGKLVLVNRKARIGRNPATGEEIKIPAKRVVKFRVAKAAKDAILGGK; translated from the coding sequence ATGGCAAAACCACTGACGAAATCTCAGATTGCAGCAGCGATCGCCGAAAAGGCCGGCACTACGAAAAAAACCGCCGGCGAAATCCTCGAACATGTCGCCGAGCTGGCTTACAAAAACGCCAAGAACAGCTTTACGCTTCCGGGTCTCGGCAAGCTCGTGCTGGTGAACCGCAAGGCCCGCATCGGCCGCAACCCGGCCACGGGAGAGGAAATCAAAATCCCCGCCAAACGGGTGGTCAAGTTCCGCGTCGCCAAAGCGGCCAAGGACGCTATCCTGGGCGGCAAGTGA
- a CDS encoding tRNA glutamyl-Q(34) synthetase GluQRS yields MTDESFRRRTYRGRLAPSPTGFLHLGHARTFWIAHQRALDCGGTLVLRVEDLDRARCKTEFTRALFEDLRWFGIHWQEGPDCGGAFGPYVQSERLELYRAAFEKLQNLGAVYPCTCSRKDIQQALQAPHAEDDEPIYPGTCRERYVSRFTDYALADVSIANRQSPIGSPQSPIANRPSPTAERKMNWRFRVPDGEVVSFVDGGFGPQRFTAGKDLGDFVVWRQDGFPSYQLAVVVDDAAMQITEVVRGADLLRSTARQLLLYRALGWSAPALYHCPLMTDEAGQRLAKRHDALSLQALRGQGLTPESLRKEWN; encoded by the coding sequence GTGACCGACGAATCATTCCGCCGCAGAACTTACCGCGGCCGCCTCGCCCCTTCGCCCACGGGCTTTTTGCACCTGGGCCACGCGCGGACGTTTTGGATCGCGCACCAGCGGGCGCTCGACTGCGGCGGCACGCTCGTCCTGCGGGTCGAAGATCTGGATCGCGCCCGTTGCAAGACGGAGTTTACCCGGGCGCTGTTCGAGGACTTGCGGTGGTTTGGAATCCACTGGCAGGAAGGCCCGGATTGCGGAGGAGCTTTCGGGCCGTACGTCCAAAGCGAGCGGCTGGAGCTTTATCGCGCAGCGTTTGAGAAGTTGCAGAATCTGGGCGCGGTGTATCCCTGCACCTGTTCGCGCAAAGACATTCAACAGGCGTTGCAGGCGCCTCACGCCGAGGACGACGAACCGATTTACCCCGGCACGTGCCGCGAGCGTTACGTTTCACGTTTTACGGATTACGCCTTGGCGGATGTGTCAATCGCCAATCGGCAATCGCCAATCGGCAGTCCCCAATCACCGATTGCCAACCGCCCATCGCCAACCGCCGAGAGGAAAATGAACTGGCGTTTCCGGGTACCCGACGGCGAGGTTGTTTCCTTTGTCGATGGCGGCTTTGGCCCGCAGCGGTTCACGGCCGGGAAGGACCTCGGGGATTTCGTGGTCTGGCGGCAGGACGGCTTTCCCTCGTATCAACTGGCCGTGGTCGTGGATGACGCGGCCATGCAGATTACGGAAGTCGTGCGGGGCGCGGACTTGCTGAGGTCCACCGCGCGCCAGCTCCTGCTTTATCGGGCGCTCGGCTGGTCTGCGCCGGCGCTTTATCATTGTCCGTTGATGACGGACGAAGCGGGTCAAAGGTTGGCCAAACGGCACGACGCGCTGAGTCTGCAGGCGCTGCGTGGGCAAGGGTTGACGCCGGAGTCGCTCCGCAAGGAATGGAATTGA